The genomic window TCGCCTACCGAGCGCTGCCGACGGTGGCCGCCAAAGGCGCCGCTATCCGATCCGGAGAGAAGACGCCTTTCTACGCGATCATGTGATCGCGTTTTCCCCTCCCTCCTGGTGGCCCCTGCTGCCCGCAGGGGTCTTTTTTTCCGGCAATTCGGCTCAACGGCGTCACGGCACGACGGCAGACAGACGACAGCTTCCCGACTGTCACAGCCGAATCCGACCCCCCGGATGGCCTCCATTGGCGAGCAAAAGACCACCCGTGGGACCTGAGCTGCCGCTGGGCCGTCCGGCCATCGAACCGTAGAGCCGTCCGGCCTTTCAATTACCCGGCGCCCAGGAGAATGCTACACTCTGATTCCGGGCGAGGACGATCCTCGCTCATCCTTTCAACACATCTGTGGAGGATTGACATGCCGTACAAGGAGATCGTGACCGCGCGAGTTGTTTCGAGACAGGACCACCAGCCGGTCTCCGGTGCGACCGTGCGGGTCTACGACCAGGACATGGTCTTTGACGATTTCCTCGGAGAGGCCACCACCGATGCAAATGGACGCTTCAGGGTCACCTTCAGCTCAGACGACTTCCAGGGCCAGGTCACCGGCTT from Acidobacteriota bacterium includes these protein-coding regions:
- a CDS encoding transthyretin-like family protein, whose amino-acid sequence is MPYKEIVTARVVSRQDHQPVSGATVRVYDQDMVFDDFLGEATTDANGRFRVTFSSDDFQGQVTGFEARPDIFVRVTNPATGKTTKSETFHELTGLLTRNDAEEIMDLGDVEVD